Proteins encoded within one genomic window of Entelurus aequoreus isolate RoL-2023_Sb linkage group LG26, RoL_Eaeq_v1.1, whole genome shotgun sequence:
- the LOC133643535 gene encoding PRELI domain containing protein 3B-like, translating into MKIWTSEHIFNHPWETVTKAAMQKYPNPMNTSVVGVDVLDRCVDPHGRLHSKRLLSTEWGLPSIVKSLIGNTRSCTYIEEHSVVDPQQKSFELQSSNITFTNMVSVDEKLTYKPHPDDADKTILTQEAIISVKGVSLSSYLEGILASSISTNAGKGREAMEWVIRRLNTEIEELAATARGTIRSTPMAAAAISDQ; encoded by the exons ATGAAGATTTGGACATCGGAACACATATTCAA tcaCCCATGGGAGACGGTGACCAAGGCTGCTATGCAGAAGTACCCCAATCCCATGAATACCAGCGTGGTCGGGGTGGATGTTTTGGACCGCTGCGTCGACCCGCATGGGCGCCTCCACAGCAAAAGGCTTCTCAGCACAGAGTGGGGTCTTCCATCTATCGTCAAATCT CTCATTGGCAACACGCGGTCGTGCACGTACATTGAGGAGCACTCGGTGGTCGATCCCCAACAGAAGAGTTTTGAGCTTCAGTCTTCAAAC ATCACTTTCACCAACATGGTGTCAGTGGACGAGAAGTTGACCTACAAACCTCACCCGGACGACGCTGACAA AACAATCCTGACACAAGAAGCCATCATCTCTGTAAAGGGTGTGAGTCTCAGCAGCTACCTGGAGGGCATTTTAGCGAGCTCCATCTCCACCAATGCAGGAAAG GGCCGTGAAGCCATGGAGTGGGTGATCAGACGACTTAACACCGAAATCGAAGAGCTGGCGGCGACGGCGCGTGGGACGATACGCAGCACCCCCATGGCGGCCGCCGCCATTTCTGACCAATGA
- the LOC133643586 gene encoding tubulin beta-6 chain-like, protein MREIVHLQIGQCGNQIGSKFWEVITEEHGIDRTGIYVGDDNIQLERVNVYFTEAHGGKYVPRSLLVDLEPGTMDSIRGSRIGALFRPDSFIHGNSGAGNNWAKGHYTEGAELIEQVIDRLRTESESCDCLQGFQLVHSLGGGTGSGMGTLIINKIREEYPDRIMTSFSVMPSPKVSDTVVEPYNATLSVHQLLESTDMTFCIDNEALYDICFRTLKLTTPTYGDLNHLVSMTMSGVTTSLRFPGQLNADLRKLAVNMVPFPRLHFFMPGFAPLTARGSQQYRALTVPELTQQMFDARNMMTACDPRRGRYLTVAGIFRGRISTKEVDEQMLAIQQKNSDYFVDWIPHNVKVAVCDVPPRGLKLSSTFIGNNTAIQEIFRRVGDQFSLMFKRKAFLHWYTGEGMDELEFTEAESNLNDLVSEYQQYQDTTADMESDVEDEEEEEQEPPSRTAPAVFQSQMEVKIETVTEINEEIID, encoded by the exons ATGCGCGAAATTGTACATCTGCAAATTGGACAATGTGGCAACCAAATCGGCTCGAAG TTCTGGGAAGTGATCACCGAGGAACATGGCATCGACAGAACAGGAATCTACGTGGGAGACGACAACATCCAACTGGAGCGGGTCAACGTCTACTTCACCGAGGCACACG GTGGTAAATATGTGCCCAGGTCACTGCTGGTGGACCTGGAACCTGGCACCATGGACAGCATCAGAGGAAGTCGCATCGGCGCTCTTTTTAGGCCCGACAGCTTCATCCATG GAAACTCGGGCGCTGGCAACAACTGGGCAAAGGGCCACTACACGGAGGGCGCTGAGCTTATAGAACAGGTGATTGACCGGCTAAGGACGGAGAGCGAGAGTTGCGACTGCCTCCAAGGCTTCCAGCTGGTCCACTCCCTCGGCGGCGGCACCGGCTCCGGCATGGGCACCCTCATCATCAACAAGATCCGAGAGGAGTACCCCGACCGGATCATGACCAGCTTCAGCGTCATGCCCTCCCCTAAGGTCTCAGACACGGTGGTGGAGCCCTACAACGCCACCCTGTCGGTGCATCAGCTCCTGGAGAGCACCGACATGACCTTCTGCATCGACAACGAGGCGTTGTACGATATCTGCTTCCGTACGCTCAAACTGACCACGCCCACCTACGGGGACCTCAACCACTTGGTGTCCATGACCATGAGCGGGGTCACCACCTCGCTGAGGTTCCCGGGGCAGCTCAACGCAGACCTGAGGAAGCTGGCGGTCAACATGGTGCCGTTCCCCCGCCTCCACTTCTTCATGCCGGGCTTCGCCCCGCTGACGGCGCGCGGGAGCCAGCAGTACCGAGCGCTCACCGTGCCCGAGCTCACCCAGCAGATGTTCGACGCGCGCAACATGATGACGGCCTGCGATCCCAGGCGGGGCCGCTACCTAACGGTCGCCGGCATCTTCCGCGGGAGGATATCCACCAAGGAGGTGGACGAACAAATGCTGGCCATCCAGCAAAAAAACAGCGACTACTTCGTGGACTGGATCCCTCACAACGTCAAGGTCGCCGTGTGCGACGTCCCACCCCGCGGCCTCAAACTGTCCTCCACTTTCATCGGCAACAACACGGCCATCCAGGAAATATTCCGCCGCGTGGGCGACCAGTTCTCCTTGATGTTCAAACGCAAGGCCTTCCTGCACTGGTACACGGGCGAGGGCATGGACGAGTTGGAGTTCACCGAGGCCGAGAGCAACCTCAACGACCTGGTGTCAGAGTACCAGCAGTACCAAGACACCACGGCCGACATGGAGTCCGACGTGGAGGACGAAGAGGAGGAGGAACAGGAACCCCCTTCCAGGACGGCGCCCGCCGTGTTTCAGTCTCAAATGGAAGTCAAAATAGAAACAGTGACAGAAATCAATGAAGAAATTATCGATTAG